GAGAGGTGGACAATTCTCCAACTTTCTTACACAGCTTCTCTATGCACTCGCGGACCCTCTCCAAATCGAAGTAAGTCTTGGCTTCTAGAAGCAATGGTGCTTCCCCAGTGGCACACTTAGGTGACTCCGTTATCTTCTGAGCCGGCGGAGTCAACATATTACAGGCAGTACGCTTGGGTCCACGCGTCAAACGGTGAGGGCTCCCGGTTGAGGCTGTCCGTACATGGGGCTTGCGTGTTTGGGCCTCCACGCTGCCTGGTAGAGCCGCTTTCGGGGCAGGCGTGGCCTTGGTAAGCGTTGATGTCGTAGGTCGAGCAAAGGATGGTATATTACTGTCCGGGCCGCGATTCTGGGGCGCTAAAAGGCGGGGAATTGACGGGGTTGGGGTACTTGGTGATTCAGCCCTAGTTCTGTTGTTGCGGCCGCTTCTATTCCAACCAACTCCACTAGAGAGCCTGGTGGCGTACTTTGTCCTTGGTGGTTTAGCGGTTTTTTCGGAGTCGTTAGAGTTCAGATTTTCCTTCGCTGTACCTTTCACGCTGCCAGGGGCTTTGTTTTCGTTCACAATGGCTGGTGCTTCTGCACCGCCTCGGGATTTGAAAATGTTACGGAAACTTCCCAATAGGTGGTTGCTTTTCGAATCTGGAAGTCTGCGCTTGTCCAGATTCTGATTAAACTGACCTTCGCTCGAAGCCAAGGGTGTAATGTTATTGAAAGTAACATTACGTCTTAGGTTCGTGGCCACCTTGGAGCTCTTACTGGCCGTGCCTGCGGGATTCTGCTCCGAGCCAGAAACATCAGGAAAATCGGATAAGGCCTTGAGTGAAGAAGACCTAGGTGGATGAGAACAAACGGTTCCAGCCTTGATCACAGTCTCTGGGGTGGCTTTTAGTTCAAGGTTTGATGGTGTGCTCTTGGTCTCAGGCGTTGCCTTTCCTGGAGTCTGTAGCTCAACGCTCTTGTTAGAAACCTTGCGTACGCTTGACTCCTGACACGAAATATATTGATCTGGGATTTTCGGAACCATAGGCTCTTCATCAGAGTGGAGGCTTTTTGAGCTTGGTGAGAAAATGCTGCTCAAGCTAGATTTGTTTAACGGATTACGTGAAATAGACAACTCTTTACCACTGATGTCCCTTTTTGAGATACTTTCCATGGAGATCTGTGGACGGCAGAAATTGCGGGAGGCTGGAGTACTCTCTTTGCCGCTATCAAGACTGATTTTCGAGCCCTGTGTTCCCCTCGATCCAGGAGTAGCATCTCTTGGATTTTTGGAATTTTTCGGGGTGTTTGGAGTGAGATTGCCCAAGCGTTGGAAGAACGAAGGGCTGGTCTTTTGAGCGATAGAGGAGCTCGACCCCATGATTACTTTCTCAGCAGATGAAGTAATTTTTAGGGTAGGGCCACGAGTTTGATTGCCGCGAGGTCCTTGGGCACGCGTGCGATATTCTCCTGTAAAGGCAACAGGTGGTCTTTCTGTGTCATTGATATCCTTAAAATCCCAGGTATCAGAAGAAGACACCGACACCGATGAAGATGTTTCAGCGTCCTTGAGGTCCGTCCTTGAGGCCGATTCGGACATGAGAGAGGATTCCTGGTCCGTTGGGCAAGGACGGGGGCCACGAGGCTTTTCAAGCAGTCGAATTCCTTTTGGAGATGGCTCGTATGGTGCTTCTCGAGTACAAACACCTAGCTGTTCGGTGCTACGTCTGGGGACGGCAACTGGTATAAAGCTACCAGATCTAAGCCCCTTGGCAGCAGATGAGTGTGCTGCTTGCTTTGGGGCCGCGATGCGAGGAATACGCGAGCCTGTAGAATCATCATTATTTCTAGGCAAGATTTGAGTCTCAGGGCTTCCAAATGTCCCGGCGCCGGGCGACATATTTCCGCTCTCTGCTATGCATGTGTTAGTGTTATCAACGTACGCCGGTAAAGTTGGGCGTAGAGGGACTTACTCTGTTGGTTATTACCCTCACCGCGGCAGAGGGAACCGAGATCAGGTGCACTTGCATAAGCGGAAAGTGAGGTTCGGGTTGCTTTTCCAGGAGCCCTAGTGGAATCTTCTACTTGAATTTGATCAGCATCTAAACCCCGATTCGTGGTGGTTGATCTTCGCAACAGAACGTAGTTCTGGTGGAATATAGTGGCAACTTACCTTCCTGGAagctgccatggccatcaacaGGAATATTGTCGGCTGCACCATTGGTGGCTGCGTGGGTGTTGGCGGTAGGGCTCTGTTTGGGGGAGTCTCCTGCCTGGGACATCTTGTTTATGATTTTGAGGCTTCAACAAGCAGTGATAGACCTGGAAGAGACCGAGAAATGCAGTCTAACACGTTGTTTGAGAACGTACgaaagctgaaggaggaacAAGAGAGGTGGAGGAAAAGTAGGAAGGAAGGAATGTTTTTGTCTGGGGGAAGTGTTGCTGGCAGATAAATGTTGTGAATTATTTCTCGGCGTCATATCTCAACAGTGTTTGTGTGTTTGGCTTGAGAAGACGACATGGCGACGACACTAGCCAGTTGTaggagaagagaggaagCACAACTCGCATGAGCTCCATTATTCACTGTTGCTGAGGTCACTATCCTCTGTGTTTTTGCATTTGAGATGATACCAACAGAGACgagcttttcttctttatgATGCAAAGATGCGTATACGCCAGGAAAGCAATTAttctccatccattcttTGTAGGTATATGCCTGTGTAACCTTGGAGCATACAGGTTCAAGCAGTTTGACGTGCACTTGGAACTGACGCGAAATTCGAGGATTTGCCATTTTGAGGCTTGCCAGGCACCTTTCtagcaagcaagcaaaccATCCGTGCTTGAGTTTCCGAATGTCAACTTAACCTTCGATAACGAATGGCAATAATACCTTTGCTGCCTGAGCAATTTGAGCCGACTCAGAAGACGTTTTTCGTTGCGCCTGATTCCCATACTCATAACACGTTGCGTAATATCTCTTCCACTTTGTTGGCGCTTTACTCGGTGGCATTGTATCCTCTTCAGGATCCGGCTATACTGTGTGCGGGACATACATCTTTTCTAAGGCCCCCGACCTTGAACGGCAGCCGTATTGGCGGAAAGTTGAGAATTGACGCATTGTCTTCAGATGACAACGTATACGCCATACATACTTTTTGCCCAAGCGGCCAACATATAGTGCAGCACATTTGGAGGAGTGCTAGGATTCTCCTTTTTCCGACGAGGCCTTGTGGTCGTTCAACCGGCTAACTGTGATGTCTTATGTACCGAGACCGAGATACATTTCTAGACCCGGTAATTTCGAGACCGTATTTTGGTCCATTTCGATTCGGATAGCCTGATTATCCAAACTTTGGCCGTGTCAGCTTAGCCACAGCATTGAAGGGGTGCATTGGTTTGCCTGCCAAACCGATGAGCCATATATACTTCATGGAGATTCGAGAGAGGGTTGATACTCAGCATACGAATAGATGCCGGCTCGACTAGCCTTGGACTGGATATTTGCTCCATCACTCTGAACACGACCATCTGCCGCTGGCTACTTCATCGCCAGCTGGAGGTTGTGTTCGTCCAAGCTTGTATCTTCCAGATATCTAGATGCCATCCAGGGCTGGAGTGCATTGGGTATTTAAGATGAAGTGTTCGCTGGAACAAAAGGCAATAAAATAACCAGAAGTATAGAAAGGGAATGAACTGCTTCAATGATAAGTGTTGTATATTCCTGAATAAACAAAGATAGCTTGTCACATTTGTGTAGGTCCGGCAACTCCCGTCAATCGAAGCGATACCTCTTTGGGATGCTAGCTTGGTGAATAGTAGCACGCCTCAGGCACCTTTTATTTTGCTGTTTACCAGGCCTTTATCTTTTATCCTAACTGATGTATTTAGCCACCTGAATAGCTTGGTTATTTTGAAGCATGTGCTCTGGAATAATTAGCCTCTATCTTTTTACAATATAATGTGAGATAGGGCTGAGATCAGAAACGCAATATTAGTATGGCAATATTGACATGAGTATAGTTGTATTTGGAGAACACTCTTATATTATTGTCAACGTTCAACTATCAACTATATCAGTATGCTCACCAcgttttcttttccctgcaGCATGGGCTGACGAGCTCTCCGCTTTTGATCCTGTGCTTGTCCACTCGCTCACCTCCCATTCTATAGTAGTCGACTGGTCATCGCTTACTCCAGCGCCGCGTCTCCTTTTCATTAATTTACCCAATCCACTACCTTCGATCATTTCCTCAAACCAGGGGATTCCGTCCGTGGTTCCATGCCTATAAGCCCGAGCGAGATCCGACGTGGAAATGTCCGAGGGCACAACgagcgttgatgaagatttGGAAACGGGGGCATCTGAGGGAGTcggttcctcctcttctgccgTTGACCCTAAGGGCTCGGATTCCTCCCATTGGGGAAGAAGCTCCAAGTCCTCTAATAGCCGCTGATCCTCGCCGTATAAGCTACCGATAGTCACAGACATAAAATCAGCCTCCTCGCGTGGGTGCTCGCTCCAGTATGTAAGCGGCGATCCGCAAAAGCCGCAAAACACCCTCTGCGTGTGCGGTGCATGGTGTGGCGAGAAGATACGACGGATGGTGCCATGCGTCTCGTCGGGGAAGAACGATTGGGTATGGGATTGGTACCAGTTCAGAGGAACTCGTAGCCAGGCAGTAAGTGGTGTGCCATAGGATTTCCCTAGATAGTGATTGCGTCAGGATAGATGGAACTCCCCCCTCAAAAACGCGAACGTTACGTACGGTTGTCTCTGCCGCCGTCGAAGTAGACGCGGGCGTGGTCGGTCACATTGTCAGGGATTTGAATCAGATATTGATTTCGCCCACACATACAGGAGCCATGCAGAGACTCTTGCCGGTCCATGTTGTTGCGGAAGGGTAGTTGTGCGCTTCTCACGTCCAACTGGTCGCTTTTTGTAGCGAGGTATGTGGAGATGAGGTCATAGGTGGTATTAGCGGAGGCGGCCAATTGGTACACCTCACTTTTTGTGTCGGAAAACATCAATCCATGAGGTGATGTAGGATTTCAATATCCAGAAGCTATCGAGATAAGTCAAAAAAAAGAGTGACTACATCGCTTTTCACAATGCACAGCCGAGCCCTGTCAAGGATGTGAAGGAGCCAAGTCTGGGGAGAGTTTGGCCTCTGAAGACCCCGATCGTCAGTTTGGGTTGCGAACTTACGTATTAACTTTCTACTCTGGTatggatggagattggagacTAGCCTGAATAATTGGCCAGTATCCATTCGGTTCACCATCGTTTGAGGATTTGATTGCGGGTGGATAAATTAAGTATGGATTTGGGCTGATCAGGGAGTCGGGACGAGTCGACTTCTCCGCACGCTAAAGTGATCCTAACCTTGAGCGTTCGAGATGTCGCAGTTCCTGGTTTGGCGCCTTTTACACCAGTCTTCCCTTCTTCTGACTCCTCTACCCCCATTTTCCCTTCAACATACGTTCTTCTACCGTTTATCTGTCCATTTATTTGACTCTTCGTGCCTTTTCGGCACTGCTACCTCTTGTTCTCGTCGGTCACACTTGCCGTCACATGAGACTCGCCCCTCTTTTGCTACACTCGCTTCTTCCACTCGTTCTttgaaagaaataaaaataaaaataaaaccaGGCAACATGCCTTCCgcgcagcctcctcccatcCTCGCAAGCTCTTCTGAGCCGTCATACTCCCCGATCGCAGCCAGCGCATCTACGAATGTGGACGAACGACATGAtcgctcttcctccaccccgACGAACTCGTCCCGACAGGGAGGTGCTAGCGAGAGAGACAAGCCTCGTTTGACGgagcaggaaaagaagaacaaccATATTGCCTCCGAACAGAAACGACGCGCGGCAATCCGCGAAGGCTTTGACCGGCTCACCGAGCTTGTTCCTGGCCTTGAGGGCCAAGGACGCAGCGAGAGCATTGttctgaagaagacggtCGACTTTATCCGCCAACAAATACAGGAGCGTCAGAGCCTTGTTGAAGAAATTGAACGCAGAGGCGGTCGCGTCGACGACGATATGCGACCTTAAGTTACTTATTCCCTCGGCAATTCCTTCGATGCCGAGGCTTGTCGGCGTTCAGGTTTAAGTTTGATGGCTGGTTTCAGATCCTTTTCACGCAAGAAACGACATAATGCCTTCCGTTGATACGACAGTGCCGTCGTATACCCGCCGCAATGCATCTCGGGACATTCAACGCAGAGAAGCGAAAGCGGCGTGAGCCACAATCGGTCCTCAGTAGGGGGGAACAATGGGACAATGCATTTCCTTTGCAGTCCTACATATTTTTgatatacagagtacaaTGGGGTTGTATATGTACCCCATTTTTCATGATAACGGTTTTTGCAAAGGATTTCCTAGTGATTTGGCGTTTGGGCGTATATGCATGGTATGAGGTATCCCACGGGATAAGGTCTTCTCAAACTCTTGAAATCAATTATCCAGGCGcgcttttcttctattttaCAATATCAGTGCACATTTCTCTGAAGGTCTATCGTTTGTTGGGAGGTTTCTGGAACAAAGCCCCAGGTTTACAAAGTAGAGGTTTGCTCGTGAGATGATAAGCCTGATATATATTCATCCCTCTTGTAGTGCCAACCACTGCCAAAATACAGCTACCtatcttttctttattatatacttttccTTATGATATATTCTCTCCGCAATAGCTTGTCCTATCAGTgtctttaaatattataaaaccaaaacaaacaagcaaacaaTGGTGCCCCTGAATATATGTGTATATAACCCTGAATTGTATGTATATAACGCCCTATTCTCCCGCAGATAATGACCTAGGCTGCCGCGTGTCATGCATTATAGCCCACACCACACACCCATGCTCGTAGTTATCAACAAACCCGCCCCCATACCACTCATCCTGATCAAAGTCCAGATCACAAGTGTACCCAAAGTCTATAAAGGTTTGTTTGCAATAATCGCCCATTGGCTGCGGACTCTTCGGCTTGCATCCGGACTGGTTCTCCGCCCAGATAACGGATATCTGGAGAGATCCCGGGTCGCCCCAGACAAATCCTAGAGTATTGTCCGGGGAGAGTTCATCAACAGAGGGTTGGTAACAGATAGCGTCAACCATATCGGCGAAGTCATCGAATGTGAATGCCTTGTAGCGGCCGTCTGCGTTGTGGTCACGGAAACAGTAGGGCTTGGGGTCTGGGGGGGTGGTTGGATACGGGGGGTCGGAGTCGGTTGGATCTGGGTCTGGATtgccaccatcgccatcgtcaccgtCGTCGTCAGGTTCAGAGGTGGGGATGGGAGGCATAGTGTAGTCGTTGCTTCCAGACGTTACAACGATTTGGATGCCCTCAAGGTCTTGAGGAGAACTTGTGAGTGGCCGGCATCGCGCGGTGGTTGTCGTGGATGTGGTGCTGTCTGTTGCCGAGCAGGCTGTGAAGGTTCGCGTGCAGTCTTCTGTGCAGGCTGTGGTAGTAGTGCTCGGGAAATTCTTGACCGTGCAACGTTCCATGCACCATGATGCTGTTTGTCGCGTAGAACACGTTGTTTGG
This region of Aspergillus puulaauensis MK2 DNA, chromosome 5, nearly complete sequence genomic DNA includes:
- a CDS encoding uncharacterized protein (COG:S;~EggNog:ENOG410Q2RU), translating into MSPGAGTFGSPETQILPRNNDDSTGSRIPRIAAPKQAAHSSAAKGLRSGSFIPVAVPRRSTEQLGVCTREAPYEPSPKGIRLLEKPRGPRPCPTDQESSLMSESASRTDLKDAETSSSVSVSSSDTWDFKDINDTERPPVAFTGEYRTRAQGPRGNQTRGPTLKITSSAEKVIMGSSSSIAQKTSPSFFQRLGNLTPNTPKNSKNPRDATPGSRGTQGSKISLDSGKESTPASRNFCRPQISMESISKRDISGKELSISRNPLNKSSLSSIFSPSSKSLHSDEEPMVPKIPDQYISCQESSVRKVSNKSVELQTPGKATPETKSTPSNLELKATPETVIKAGTVCSHPPRSSSLKALSDFPDVSGSEQNPAGTASKSSKVATNLRRNVTFNNITPLASSEGQFNQNLDKRRLPDSKSNHLLGSFRNIFKSRGGAEAPAIVNENKAPGSVKGTAKENLNSNDSEKTAKPPRTKYATRLSSGVGWNRSGRNNRTRAESPSTPTPSIPRLLAPQNRGPDSNIPSFARPTTSTLTKATPAPKAALPGSVEAQTRKPHVRTASTGSPHRLTRGPKRTACNMLTPPAQKITESPKCATGEAPLLLEAKTYFDLERVRECIEKLCKKVGELSTSLERETVIRQALTLQQQLADYQSLDKMTIQAEILAKEKDLEKKVAEDTLRTSLAEIQAQLEQD
- a CDS encoding uncharacterized protein (COG:S;~EggNog:ENOG410PNQZ;~InterPro:IPR011057), yielding MFSDTKSEVYQLAASANTTYDLISTYLATKSDQLDVRSAQLPFRNNMDRQESLHGSCMCGRNQYLIQIPDNVTDHARVYFDGGRDNRKSYGTPLTAWLRVPLNWYQSHTQSFFPDETHGTIRRIFSPHHAPHTQRVFCGFCGSPLTYWSEHPREEADFMSVTIGSLYGEDQRLLEDLELLPQWEESEPLGSTAEEEEPTPSDAPVSKSSSTLVVPSDISTSDLARAYRHGTTDGIPWFEEMIEGSGLGKLMKRRRGAGVSDDQSTTIEWEVSEWTSTGSKAESSSAHAAGKRKRGEHTDIVDS
- a CDS encoding uncharacterized protein (COG:K;~EggNog:ENOG410PRHB;~InterPro:IPR011598,IPR036638;~PFAM:PF00010;~go_function: GO:0046983 - protein dimerization activity [Evidence IEA]) encodes the protein MPSAQPPPILASSSEPSYSPIAASASTNVDERHDRSSSTPTNSSRQGGASERDKPRLTEQEKKNNHIASEQKRRAAIREGFDRLTELVPGLEGQGRSESIVLKKTVDFIRQQIQERQSLVEEIERRGGRVDDDMRP